In one Sporomusa sphaeroides DSM 2875 genomic region, the following are encoded:
- a CDS encoding ribose-phosphate diphosphokinase: MDKKRLRIFSGNANPVLAQEIAAYLGLTVGDAFVGRFNNGEIQVMIDESVRGTDVFIVQPTNYPVNDNMMELLIMIDAVKRASARNITAVIPYYAYARQDRKTRGREPISAKLMANLLTTAGATRVVTMDLHAGQIQGFFDIPVDNLPGVPTLAEYIMSLNLEDLVVVSPDLGGVSRARQFADRMHAPIAIIEKRRPAPGVAEVMNLIGNVEGKTAVIVDDIVDTAGSLTEGANALTRMGAKTVYACCTHAVLSDPAVERIAKSNITELIVTNTIPMPEAKLHPKIKVLSVAPLLGEAIIRIFGELSVSKLFDN; the protein is encoded by the coding sequence ATGGATAAAAAACGATTGCGGATATTCAGCGGCAACGCCAATCCGGTGTTGGCTCAGGAGATTGCCGCTTATCTTGGTTTGACAGTGGGAGATGCTTTTGTCGGCCGGTTTAATAACGGCGAAATTCAGGTTATGATTGACGAGAGCGTGCGCGGCACCGATGTATTCATCGTTCAGCCGACAAACTACCCGGTAAATGACAATATGATGGAATTACTGATTATGATTGATGCCGTTAAGCGGGCTTCGGCCAGAAATATTACGGCAGTTATTCCTTACTATGCTTATGCCCGTCAGGATAGGAAAACGCGTGGCCGTGAGCCTATTTCAGCGAAGCTTATGGCCAACCTCTTAACGACAGCCGGCGCTACCCGGGTTGTCACCATGGACCTCCATGCCGGGCAGATTCAGGGTTTCTTTGATATTCCGGTGGATAACCTGCCGGGTGTGCCTACGCTGGCCGAATATATCATGTCCCTGAACCTGGAAGATTTGGTTGTAGTGTCGCCGGACTTAGGCGGTGTATCGAGAGCGCGGCAATTTGCCGACAGGATGCACGCTCCGATAGCCATTATTGAAAAACGCCGGCCGGCTCCGGGGGTTGCCGAAGTGATGAACCTTATCGGCAATGTCGAAGGGAAAACCGCTGTTATTGTTGATGATATTGTCGATACAGCCGGTTCACTGACCGAAGGGGCCAATGCCTTAACCAGAATGGGTGCCAAAACGGTATATGCCTGCTGTACCCACGCCGTCTTAAGCGATCCGGCAGTAGAGCGTATTGCGAAATCTAATATTACTGAACTTATTGTTACTAATACTATCCCCATGCCGGAAGCCAAACTGCATCCCAAGATCAAGGTATTGTCGGTTGCGCCGCTGTTAGGGGAAGCCATTATTCGTATTTTTGGCGAACTATCGGTTAGCAAGTTGTTTGACAACTAA
- a CDS encoding GNAT family N-acetyltransferase — protein MSSYWITRAQPADIAAIARLFTESFLSSVLHHCGGRLPKPQAMEDVFSLVYAAEPEAALIAKDETGRLIGYCFAPVRLKRLWRQAITGGHLIKWAWRWLTGQYGFGLHPVKIIILNKLAFLRSAATPGKAANARILSVAVAADARGRGIASALMVEADAYFRQQQARRVRLEVRPDNHSAIRVYEKLGYYSGGTTYDSQGPWLIMFKDFS, from the coding sequence ATGAGCAGCTATTGGATTACCCGGGCTCAGCCGGCTGATATTGCGGCCATTGCCCGCTTATTTACTGAGAGCTTTTTAAGCAGTGTGCTGCACCATTGCGGTGGCCGCTTGCCTAAACCGCAGGCGATGGAAGATGTCTTCAGCCTGGTTTATGCCGCTGAGCCGGAGGCGGCGCTGATTGCCAAGGATGAGACCGGACGGCTTATTGGTTATTGTTTTGCCCCTGTACGCTTAAAGCGCCTGTGGCGTCAGGCCATTACCGGCGGACATCTGATTAAATGGGCCTGGCGCTGGCTGACAGGCCAATATGGTTTTGGCCTGCATCCGGTCAAAATAATTATTCTCAATAAACTGGCCTTTCTGCGCTCTGCCGCTACTCCCGGCAAAGCCGCCAATGCCCGCATTTTATCCGTTGCGGTGGCCGCTGATGCACGGGGGCGGGGGATTGCCAGCGCTCTTATGGTTGAGGCTGATGCCTATTTTCGCCAGCAGCAGGCGAGAAGGGTGCGCCTGGAGGTAAGACCGGACAATCATTCGGCCATCAGAGTTTATGAAAAGCTGGGATATTATTCCGGCGGGACGACCTATGACTCTCAGGGTCCGTGGCTTATCATGTTCAAAGATTTTTCCTGA
- a CDS encoding polysaccharide deacetylase family protein has translation MFDTNVRLISMLGLLTVVVTIGLVLDYFRIIKRPVRLGLSIAVLGIIIGFVLTLNAVMPRNHFYGPVYSEIRTSQKLVALTFDDGPYPPYTGQLLDLLKEKQVPATFFVVGQNVAKHPELLRRIVAEGHQVGNHTYNHVDLLKADRQAIISEIEKTNQVIADVIGYAPHVMRPPHGFRDAVVMDIMAEYKLKVVEWSVASRDWVNPGAEVIAERTLGKIKNGSVVLLHDGDGVAAKLPRSQTIAATRIIIDRLAAEGYRFVTVDEILNMSEE, from the coding sequence ATGTTTGACACCAATGTCCGGCTAATCAGCATGCTGGGATTATTGACCGTGGTAGTGACCATCGGTTTGGTACTGGATTACTTTCGCATCATCAAACGACCGGTTCGCCTTGGTCTGAGTATAGCAGTGCTTGGCATTATTATCGGTTTTGTTTTGACTTTGAATGCCGTAATGCCTAGAAATCACTTTTACGGGCCGGTATATTCCGAAATCAGGACAAGCCAAAAGCTGGTGGCGCTTACTTTTGATGACGGGCCATATCCGCCCTATACCGGTCAGCTGCTTGATTTATTAAAGGAAAAGCAGGTACCGGCCACCTTCTTTGTTGTCGGCCAAAATGTCGCAAAACATCCTGAGCTGTTGCGGCGGATTGTCGCCGAAGGACACCAGGTAGGCAACCATACATATAATCATGTTGATTTGCTGAAAGCCGACCGTCAGGCTATCATTAGCGAGATTGAAAAAACCAATCAGGTGATTGCCGATGTTATTGGTTATGCGCCCCATGTCATGCGCCCGCCGCATGGCTTCCGGGATGCTGTTGTCATGGACATTATGGCCGAATATAAGCTAAAGGTAGTCGAATGGTCGGTTGCCAGCCGCGATTGGGTTAATCCGGGAGCTGAGGTAATTGCCGAGCGGACGTTAGGCAAGATAAAAAACGGCTCAGTCGTCCTGCTGCATGATGGTGACGGGGTTGCTGCCAAGCTGCCGCGTTCCCAGACGATAGCGGCGACCCGGATCATTATTGACAGGCTGGCGGCCGAGGGCTACCGGTTTGTTACGGTTGATGAAATTCTCAACATGTCGGAGGAATAA
- the pth gene encoding aminoacyl-tRNA hydrolase — translation MKIVVGLGNPGQEYSATRHNIGFMAVDKLAERWTVTAWRERYNAQVAEYRGEETVLLVKPQTFMNLSGRAIVPLAAFYKVAYEDIIVIYDDLDLPVGRLRLRLKGGSGGHRGIESLLYESGKDDFSRVRIGIGRPPQGWETANYVLGRFSPEEAPVIREALGQTADAVECIIKEGFSKAMNTFNKG, via the coding sequence ATGAAAATTGTTGTAGGTCTGGGTAATCCCGGACAGGAATACAGCGCCACCCGCCACAATATCGGCTTCATGGCGGTAGATAAACTGGCAGAGCGGTGGACGGTCACCGCCTGGCGTGAGCGTTATAACGCGCAGGTGGCCGAATACCGGGGCGAGGAAACGGTTTTATTAGTAAAACCGCAAACCTTTATGAATTTAAGCGGCCGTGCGATAGTACCGCTGGCTGCTTTCTATAAAGTTGCCTATGAAGATATTATTGTTATCTATGATGACCTGGATTTACCTGTCGGACGGCTGCGCCTCAGACTGAAGGGCGGTTCAGGCGGACATCGCGGGATAGAATCACTCCTGTATGAGTCAGGCAAAGATGACTTTTCCCGGGTGAGAATTGGCATTGGGCGGCCGCCGCAGGGCTGGGAGACAGCAAACTATGTGCTGGGACGGTTTTCGCCGGAGGAAGCGCCTGTTATCAGAGAGGCTCTGGGACAGACCGCTGATGCTGTCGAATGCATTATCAAAGAAGGCTTTTCCAAGGCCATGAATACATTTAATAAAGGGTAA
- a CDS encoding radical SAM protein codes for MLTTLYADKNGEIFDAPGCPAAGRLGETCLALRPEDMIPLPEGAQMMFLPGRDALCMADGAVRKLKGRLAVAAMLPVGYTRTLLPAYTNRPNAPQLPLYGYTAAALVNDEIYVAAHKTADNAKWHPYRYNTPGLKKRVAQVKRDLPNNRLVEHLANCSLVWHCCTAQNLFYRRWEAGIPVSPACNANCLGCISLQPSECCPAPQSRITFAPKPAEIAAIGLYHLTHAPDPIISFGQGCEGEPSLAAEAIADSITRIRSKTARGQININTNAGFTQGIKTIADAGLNSMRVSIISALPATYQAYYQTQYSLDDVKSSIAYAKRQGVYVSLNMLLFPGLNDRREEQAAWLEFLAETGVDMIQLRNLNFDPDAFLAAMPAGGQPGGIRPFLQAITDNLPAVKLGSFTEII; via the coding sequence ATGCTTACAACACTTTACGCGGATAAAAACGGAGAAATATTTGATGCTCCCGGTTGTCCGGCGGCGGGGCGTCTGGGAGAAACCTGTCTGGCCTTGCGGCCGGAAGACATGATTCCGCTGCCGGAAGGGGCGCAAATGATGTTTCTGCCGGGACGGGATGCGCTCTGCATGGCAGACGGCGCTGTCCGCAAGCTAAAGGGACGCCTGGCGGTGGCCGCTATGCTGCCTGTCGGCTATACCCGCACCTTGCTGCCTGCTTATACAAACCGTCCGAATGCACCGCAGCTGCCCTTATATGGCTATACGGCAGCCGCACTGGTTAATGATGAGATTTATGTGGCCGCACACAAAACAGCAGATAACGCCAAATGGCATCCTTACCGCTATAACACCCCCGGCTTAAAGAAACGGGTAGCGCAGGTCAAACGGGATTTGCCCAATAACCGTCTGGTAGAGCATTTGGCTAATTGTTCGCTGGTCTGGCACTGCTGTACCGCGCAGAACCTTTTTTACCGGCGGTGGGAAGCCGGTATTCCTGTTTCACCGGCCTGTAACGCCAATTGTCTGGGCTGTATTTCGCTCCAGCCGTCAGAATGCTGCCCGGCACCGCAGAGCAGAATCACGTTTGCTCCCAAGCCGGCAGAAATCGCTGCCATCGGCTTGTACCACCTGACCCATGCGCCTGATCCCATTATCAGTTTTGGCCAGGGGTGTGAAGGTGAGCCCTCGCTGGCAGCTGAGGCTATTGCCGACAGTATTACGCGTATCCGGAGCAAAACGGCACGCGGCCAGATTAACATTAATACCAACGCCGGCTTCACCCAGGGGATCAAAACCATTGCAGATGCCGGTTTAAATAGTATGCGGGTAAGTATTATCAGCGCTTTGCCGGCTACCTATCAGGCTTATTATCAAACACAGTACAGTCTTGATGATGTTAAAAGCTCCATTGCCTACGCCAAACGGCAGGGCGTATATGTCTCACTCAATATGCTGCTGTTTCCCGGGCTTAACGACCGCCGGGAGGAACAGGCTGCGTGGCTGGAATTCCTGGCAGAAACCGGTGTAGACATGATCCAGCTCCGCAATCTTAATTTTGATCCTGATGCCTTTTTGGCAGCCATGCCCGCAGGCGGTCAGCCTGGCGGCATAAGACCTTTCCTCCAAGCCATTACCGACAATTTGCCGGCTGTCAAGCTGGGGAGTTTTACGGAAATAATATAG
- a CDS encoding MurR/RpiR family transcriptional regulator, translated as MMKLNILQKIQSSTNDLTKAQLQVSEYIQNNLVEASFQTLDQIAASIGTSTTTVMRFAFSLGFSGYSELQKELQNYIRRKLSPESRLEKNLEMANETSLITKCAEKQIDNIKNTQEMLTEEVIQESIRLIKKAKSIYFLGARTSFTIAFFLYQSLAQQLDNCELLPPAGQDIDQILNITTDDLMIVISLPRYANSTIEMVKAIRKLRKPSIITITDGFAAPLVPYSDIILPCEYDSLSYHNSMTAPLYIADLLITELSQTARSKVTKRLADTEELAKLLNYHY; from the coding sequence ATGATGAAACTAAACATATTGCAAAAAATCCAAAGCAGCACTAATGATTTAACCAAAGCACAGCTTCAGGTTTCTGAATATATTCAAAATAATCTTGTCGAAGCATCTTTTCAAACCCTTGATCAAATAGCCGCAAGTATTGGCACCAGCACCACTACGGTTATGCGTTTTGCTTTCAGTCTAGGCTTTAGCGGCTATTCCGAATTGCAAAAAGAACTGCAAAACTATATCCGGAGAAAGTTATCCCCGGAATCCAGGCTCGAAAAGAACCTGGAAATGGCTAACGAAACTTCTCTGATAACAAAATGTGCTGAAAAACAGATAGATAATATTAAAAATACTCAGGAAATGCTAACCGAAGAAGTAATTCAAGAATCAATACGACTTATTAAAAAAGCTAAAAGTATTTATTTCTTGGGTGCAAGAACTTCCTTTACTATTGCCTTCTTTTTGTACCAATCCTTAGCCCAACAGCTGGATAATTGTGAACTGCTTCCCCCTGCAGGGCAAGACATTGATCAAATTTTAAATATTACCACCGATGATTTGATGATTGTAATTAGCCTGCCACGTTATGCCAACTCCACAATAGAAATGGTAAAGGCCATCCGAAAATTAAGAAAGCCATCAATAATAACAATTACTGATGGCTTTGCCGCACCGTTAGTACCGTACTCGGATATTATATTACCTTGCGAATATGACAGCTTATCCTATCACAATTCGATGACGGCACCGCTATATATTGCCGATCTTTTAATAACAGAATTATCGCAAACAGCAAGGTCAAAGGTGACTAAAAGGTTAGCAGACACCGAAGAGCTTGCAAAATTGCTTAATTACCACTATTAA
- a CDS encoding MFS transporter — MVLDEWKKGLSVLWSVQFIGMSAITGVISFLPLYVAQLGITEASEAAMWSGVLVGSAAFCAAISNPYWGAMADRKGRQLMVERVLFLFALIIFAMAFVSNVYQLLFLRILQGLCGGFVAASTALAVSMIPKEKIAATVGMLQTSLIIGGAMGPMLGGFIADRFGYRQPFIAFGILCIVALGVTHWAITEKHSPVPAVDKPSLKATFASVWSVSDLRLMLLVQFLTQFAIHSIGPILPLFIQTILSTPNNLASISGSIIAIVGVTSAIASASMGFLSKHFSHKQILITASLLGGITFIGQLAAQDIIMLAVLRGINGLCIGAMVPSSNTIIAFLIPESKRGAAFGMTNGVALMGNVIGPVSAGLLSLVFGITAIFWLTSILFFLVSLLLFSKLEGRMEARP; from the coding sequence GTGGTACTTGATGAATGGAAAAAAGGCCTCTCCGTTCTTTGGTCGGTTCAGTTCATTGGTATGAGTGCGATCACTGGTGTTATTTCTTTTTTACCGTTATATGTAGCGCAGCTCGGCATAACGGAAGCTTCGGAAGCGGCAATGTGGTCTGGGGTTCTTGTGGGTTCTGCCGCTTTTTGCGCTGCTATTTCCAATCCCTACTGGGGTGCGATGGCTGACCGCAAGGGCCGGCAGTTGATGGTAGAAAGAGTCTTGTTCCTGTTTGCGTTAATTATCTTTGCGATGGCTTTTGTCTCTAATGTGTATCAACTGCTGTTTTTACGGATACTACAGGGGCTTTGCGGCGGGTTTGTCGCAGCTTCTACCGCATTAGCGGTGAGTATGATACCAAAGGAAAAAATAGCCGCGACAGTGGGAATGCTGCAAACATCTCTTATCATCGGCGGGGCTATGGGGCCAATGCTTGGCGGCTTCATTGCCGACCGCTTCGGTTATCGCCAGCCGTTTATTGCATTTGGCATACTTTGTATAGTGGCACTGGGGGTCACTCATTGGGCAATCACCGAAAAACATTCGCCTGTTCCGGCTGTCGACAAGCCTTCCCTCAAAGCAACCTTTGCTTCTGTGTGGTCAGTAAGTGATTTAAGGCTGATGCTTTTGGTGCAATTCCTTACGCAATTTGCAATACATAGTATTGGTCCAATTTTACCTTTATTTATCCAAACAATCCTATCAACCCCAAACAATCTTGCGAGTATTTCCGGTTCTATTATTGCGATTGTCGGAGTAACCAGTGCGATTGCTTCTGCCAGTATGGGGTTTCTCAGCAAGCATTTTTCTCATAAGCAAATTCTTATAACCGCCTCTTTGCTGGGTGGTATTACGTTTATTGGCCAGCTGGCGGCACAGGATATTATTATGTTGGCTGTTTTGAGAGGTATCAACGGTTTATGCATCGGAGCCATGGTGCCAAGTTCCAATACCATTATTGCTTTTCTCATTCCCGAATCCAAACGGGGGGCTGCCTTTGGGATGACCAACGGGGTTGCTCTCATGGGAAATGTTATTGGCCCTGTTTCAGCCGGTTTGCTATCACTGGTATTTGGGATAACAGCCATATTCTGGCTTACATCAATACTCTTTTTTCTGGTTTCTCTGCTGTTGTTCAGCAAGCTTGAAGGCCGTATGGAAGCCAGGCCTTAG